A genomic region of Planococcus kocurii contains the following coding sequences:
- the rpsF gene encoding 30S ribosomal protein S6: MREYELMYIIQPAIEEEAKKALVERFNDILTSNGAEIIESKEWGKRRLAYEINDLREGFYQIVKINSGSEAINEYTRLANINEDIIRHIAVRKDA, from the coding sequence ATGAGAGAATATGAATTAATGTATATCATTCAGCCTGCAATTGAAGAGGAAGCGAAAAAAGCTCTAGTTGAGCGTTTTAACGACATCCTTACTTCTAACGGCGCTGAAATCATCGAGTCGAAAGAGTGGGGTAAACGTCGTTTAGCTTATGAAATCAACGATTTGCGTGAAGGTTTCTACCAGATCGTTAAAATCAATTCTGGTTCTGAAGCTATCAACGAATACACACGTCTTGCGAACATTAACGAAGACATTATTCGTCATATCGCTGTACGCAAAGACGCGTAA
- the ssb gene encoding single-stranded DNA-binding protein, whose amino-acid sequence MINRVVLVGRLTKDPDLRYTPSGAAVARFTLAVNRTFSNAQGERETDFINCTVWRKQAENTANFLKKGSLAGVEGRIQTGSYEGQDGKRVYTTEVVADSVQFLEPKSANTDRSQGQQPSYQQNQSPSPSQQNHTRVDEDPFSSGSGPIEVSDDDLPF is encoded by the coding sequence ATGATTAACCGAGTTGTTTTAGTCGGAAGACTGACAAAAGATCCAGACCTTCGTTACACACCAAGCGGCGCGGCAGTTGCTCGTTTTACACTTGCTGTAAATCGGACTTTCTCCAACGCTCAAGGTGAACGCGAAACTGATTTCATTAATTGTACTGTTTGGCGCAAACAAGCTGAAAATACAGCGAACTTCCTGAAAAAAGGAAGCTTGGCTGGTGTTGAAGGCCGCATCCAGACTGGTAGCTACGAGGGACAAGACGGGAAACGCGTCTATACAACAGAAGTAGTAGCGGACAGTGTTCAATTCCTTGAACCGAAAAGCGCTAATACGGATCGTTCACAAGGGCAGCAGCCTTCCTATCAACAGAACCAATCACCGAGCCCAAGTCAGCAAAACCATACTCGTGTAGATGAAGATCCATTCTCAAGCGGTAGCGGTCCGATCGAAGTATCAGATGACGATTTACCGTTCTAA